One region of Eupeodes corollae chromosome 1, idEupCoro1.1, whole genome shotgun sequence genomic DNA includes:
- the LOC129939864 gene encoding uncharacterized protein LOC129939864, protein MEMGLLSTNGYVLKNIFKNSSAEPPYGYIALQQMPDDHRVTKLSLLKTARRPVFKRGMVCFERYSDRCLSKKNNFYVQNNVAGARKFLKKFCDDRKFQTEYNRHIDCFSHIQEDWEICTRNFQKILTDELHERSQQKNVTNKFMQFCCARHAYENCIYNSARFKCYKHSAKFARDTAKMLSEEKLFTNCRKFENLLCAAPENDASRYLIFLLVFLVIWRSGSSFIQNS, encoded by the exons atggaaatggGCCTACTCAGCACCAATGGGTATGTTTTGAAGAATATCTTCAAAAACAGCTCTGCAGAACCACCATACGGATATATTGCTCTACAACAAATGCCTGATGATCACCGTGTCACGAAATTATcattactaaaaacggcacgtagacc AGTTTTTAAACGAGGAATGGTTTGTTTTGAACGCTATAGCGACCGTTGTCTATcgaagaaaaataatttctatgtACAAAATAATGTTGCTGGGGCAAGGAAATTCCTTAAGAAGTTTTGTGACGACAGAAAGTTTCAAACTG AATATAACCGGCACATAGATTGTTTTTCTCACATTCAAGAAGACTGGGAAATATGTACAAGAAACTTTCAGAAAATTTTAACTGACGAACTTCATGAACGAAGCCAACAAAAGAATGTGACCAATAAATTTATGCAGTTTTGCTg CGCTCGTCATGCTTATGAAAATTGCATATACAACAGTGCCCGTTTTAAGTGCTACAAGCATTCGGCGAAATTTGCCAGGGATACAGCGAAAATGTTATCAGAGGAAAAACTTTTCACAAATtgcagaaaatttgaaaacttattatGTGCAGCTCCCGAAAACGATGCCAgccgttatttaatttttcttcttgtgttTTTAGTGATTTGGAGGAGCGGAAGCTCCTTTATACAAAATAGTTaa
- the LOC129939873 gene encoding uncharacterized protein LOC129939873, whose amino-acid sequence MEMGLLSTNGVFKRGMVCFERYTDRCLSKKNNFYVQNNVAGARKFLKKFCDDRKFQTEYNRHIDCFSHIQEDWEICTRNFQKILTDELHERSQQKNVTNKFMQFCCARHAYENCIYNSARFKCYKHSAKFARDTAKMLSEEKLFTNCRKFENLLCAAPENDASRYLIFLLVFLVIWRSGSSFI is encoded by the exons atggaaatggGCCTACTCAGCACCAATGG AGTTTTTAAACGAGGAATGGTTTGTTTTGAACGCTATACCGACCGTTGTCTATcgaagaaaaataatttctatgtACAAAATAATGTTGCTGGAGCAAGGAAATTCCTTAAGAAGTTTTGTGACGACAGAAAGTTTCAAACTG AATATAACCGCCACATAGATTGTTTTTCTCACATTCAAGAAGACTGGGAAATATGTACAAGAAACTTTCAGAAAATTTTAACTGACGAACTTCATGAACGAAGCCAACAAAAGAATGTGACCAATAAATTTATGCAGTTTTGCTg CGCTCGTCATGCTTATGAAAATTGCATATACAACAGTGCCCGTTTTAAGTGCTACAAGCATTCGGCGAAATTTGCCAGGGATACAGCGAAAATGTTATCAGAGGAAAAACTTTTCACAAATtgcagaaaatttgaaaacttattatGTGCAGCTCCCGAAAACGATGCCAgccgttatttaatttttcttcttgtgttTTTAGTGATTTGGAGGAGCGGAAGCtcctttatataa